The stretch of DNA AATCGGTCACCCAACTGCTGATCTATGAGTGGGGCTACTACATTGGCATCATCACGCTTGCCATCCAGGGCTACCGCTGGAAGACAGGCCGCATCGACATGATGGCGCTTGGTGGCTGGGGCCTGGGCATCGGACTCGTGTTCTTCGCGCCGAACATCGTGTCCGACCTCAAAAGCCGTGCCGGAGGCTCGGTATGAGCCAGGACGCCCCGCTTCTCGACGAAGGGGAGCCGCTTGTCGCGGCGATGACCCGTCCCACCATGGTCGGCGGCCTCACGCTGGCCAGTCTGGCGATGAGTTTCTACTTCCCGGGCATGGCCGCGTTAATCACGCGCTCGCTCTGGGCGGCGGCATTGATTCCCGTTTTGTTGCTGATCAGCTATCTGGTTTGCCTCAAAGACGTGTACCTGTTCGACATCCTGTCGGCCGCCACCCATTTGAAAGCGTGTCCGAACCAAAGGCTTTGGGGGTGCCGACGCTATGCGCCTCGCTGATGTGCTCAAAGCCAAGTTCGACATGTCGCTGTCGATGCCGGTCCCGCCTGGGGCCAGTGCCGACGCGAGGGAAATGGCGCTGAGCGACATGATTCCGTACACCGTGCACTACGATGACGAGACCGTCATCACCAAGGATGACGGACTGGTGCAGGTCATCAAGTTGGATGGCCTGTACTTCGAGTCGCTGAGCACCGAGCAAATTAAACAGTTCGAGACCCGGCGCAATACCGTGCTGCGCTCGATCGCCAACAGCGACCGGGGCATCTACGTCCATCTGATTCGCCGCAAGGTGAATCAGTATCCGGCAGGCGAGGGCGGAACGTGGTTCGCCCGCAAGTTCAATGCGGCCTGGCGCGAGCGCTATCGCCAGCGCTCGTTCTATGTGAACGAGATTTATATCTCGATCGTTCGCAATCGCTTTCGCCACGGTGCGCCCGGCGTGCTCGATCGCCTGTTTTCGCTGGTCTCAGGCGAGAAGCTCACGCAAGACGATCTGGCCTCGTTCGAGGAACAGGCCAAGGACGTTCATGAGGCGTCTAACTTTGTGGTGCAGACGCTGGCGGCCTATGGCGCGCGCAAGCTGCGCGTTCAGCGCCGGCCACAGTGGGTAAGTGACACCGTAAGTGACACCGTGAGTGCGGCCGAAGCGCGCGTCGCGATCGAGCAGTTCAAACTCGACTGGCACCAGTTCGAGGGCGATCTCGGTCGGCGTGGCAGCTACGGCCGCGCCGAAGTGCTCGACTATCTCGGGGAAGACTACACCGAGATCGGGGCGTTTCTGCACTACCTGATCAATCTCGAAGACGAGCGCGTGCCCGTGACTGAGCTGCCGCTCGATCGCACGCTGGCTGTCTCGTGGGTCGATTTCAGGATGGTCGGCAACATGATGGCCATCGAGAACCTCAGCGGTACGCGCGTCGCAGCGATGTTGAGCATGGCCGAGTGGCCGTCGCGCACGCCTTCGCGCATGCTCGACGAATTTTTGCAGCAGCCGGTCGAGTACATCATCACGCAATCGTTCTTTTTCACCGACCGCATTAGCGCGGAGCACGACATGCGCCAGGAACGCCGGCGCCTGGCGGTCAACGACCGCGAAGGTGTGGCCGAGGAAGACAAGGACGAGATCACCCGGGGGCTACAAGACCTCACGCGCGGCCGCTCGGTCAACGGTCTGCATCATTTGACCATGTTGGTGCATGTCCCGGCCACCGTGAAGCTTGTCGATGCCCTTGATAACCGACGTGAAACGATAGCCGAGCTCGATGCCGCCGTCGGCCTGCTCAAGAAGGCATTCGTGAATCTGGGCGTGAAGCCTGTGCGCGAATGGTTTGCCCTGGAAACGTTCTTCTGGGCGCAACTGCCGGGTCAGGCGCAACACTTCATGGGCCGGCGCGGCAAGATCAAATCGGGCAACTTCGCCGGCTTTGCGTCGCTGCACAACTTTGCGGTGGGCAAGATCGACGGCAGCCTGTGGGGGCCGGCCATCATGCCATTCGAGACCGAGAGCGGCACGGCCTACTACTTCAATTTCCATCGCGAAATGGAGGGGATGGTAGCCGGCCATTTTGCCCTCACGGCCGATACCGGCGCGGGCAAGACCACGCTGCTGGCCGCGCTGGTGACGATGGCCGACAAAGCGTTGCCGCGCGTGTTCTGGTTCGACAACCGAGAAGGCGCCAAGGTGTTCATGTGCATGATGGGCGGGCGGCATACGACGCTTTCCGTACAGGGCACGACCGGTTGGAACCCATTCAGGCTGCCCGATACGCCCGAGAACCGCGCCTATCTGGTCGAGCTGCTCACGCTGATGCGCACCTGCTACGGCGGCAAGCTGGTTCCCGACGACATTGACCGCTTCAAGTCGGCGGTGATCGAGAACTACGAACTGCCCTACGCAGACCGCCGTTTGCGCAACGTAGCCTGGTGCTTTGGCCAGGGGGAGCTCGCCAAAGACATGCGCGTGTGGCACGGCGCCAACGGCGTTGCGGGCGCGAATGCGGGCGTGTTCGATAACGAGACCGACAACATCGATTTGAGTACGTGCCGGCATTACTGTTACGAGATGCGGCAACTGATCAAGGATGGCACGGCCCGCCCGGAGTTGCCCGTGGTACTGAGCTACCCGTTTCATCGCATCGAGCAGTCGATGAACGGCGAGCCGTTCATCATCGTGCTCGAGGAAGGACAGAATCTCGTCAAGCACGCCTATTGGC from Pandoraea vervacti encodes:
- a CDS encoding VirB3 family type IV secretion system protein, whose translation is MSQDAPLLDEGEPLVAAMTRPTMVGGLTLASLAMSFYFPGMAALITRSLWAAALIPVLLLISYLVCLKDVYLFDILSAATHLKACPNQRLWGCRRYAPR
- a CDS encoding type VI secretion protein encodes the protein MSLSMPVPPGASADAREMALSDMIPYTVHYDDETVITKDDGLVQVIKLDGLYFESLSTEQIKQFETRRNTVLRSIANSDRGIYVHLIRRKVNQYPAGEGGTWFARKFNAAWRERYRQRSFYVNEIYISIVRNRFRHGAPGVLDRLFSLVSGEKLTQDDLASFEEQAKDVHEASNFVVQTLAAYGARKLRVQRRPQWVSDTVSDTVSAAEARVAIEQFKLDWHQFEGDLGRRGSYGRAEVLDYLGEDYTEIGAFLHYLINLEDERVPVTELPLDRTLAVSWVDFRMVGNMMAIENLSGTRVAAMLSMAEWPSRTPSRMLDEFLQQPVEYIITQSFFFTDRISAEHDMRQERRRLAVNDREGVAEEDKDEITRGLQDLTRGRSVNGLHHLTMLVHVPATVKLVDALDNRRETIAELDAAVGLLKKAFVNLGVKPVREWFALETFFWAQLPGQAQHFMGRRGKIKSGNFAGFASLHNFAVGKIDGSLWGPAIMPFETESGTAYYFNFHREMEGMVAGHFALTADTGAGKTTLLAALVTMADKALPRVFWFDNREGAKVFMCMMGGRHTTLSVQGTTGWNPFRLPDTPENRAYLVELLTLMRTCYGGKLVPDDIDRFKSAVIENYELPYADRRLRNVAWCFGQGELAKDMRVWHGANGVAGANAGVFDNETDNIDLSTCRHYCYEMRQLIKDGTARPELPVVLSYPFHRIEQSMNGEPFIIVLEEGQNLVKHAYWREKIDSYIMQIRRKNGILGFVTPDAKFLYSETDSIKKQTATKLYLPNGNASRADLIDELELTPAEYDFIRDTPPEAYKFLIRRGNESIRAVFDLSDLPEFIPVLSSNDKGVALMHELMREFGTEDPEVWGPVFMERALARNTHNLAHNLTSKGARV